CCCGTGGGGATTCGAACGCGGGTGGGCGGGTTCAGCGACCTGAACACCACCCACTGAGCTAGCCCTCAGTTCTCATTTTGTGTTTTACTTTTACTTGTATTGTCGTGTTTAACTTCATGGGCAGCATAACAGTTATGTGTAACAGGTAGGCTTGACTGTAGTCTGCGTGTATGTGCATTAACATACGCTTTGAAAAGAATTAGTTACAATCTGATGTGTGTTGATGTTTCTAGGAGGCGAAGAAATGCGTGGAAGGGATTGATTTGAATGAACCACCACACAAAATCCGAGGTATGACTGTTGCTGTTATAATGAAAAAAGGACCCTTTTGTAGATTCGGTCTGACTTAGAAAAGTTGAGAGAAAATTGACCAACCCCACATGTATGTTGTACTATTCAAACTTGATATACTTCAAAGTCCCACCTGTACTTCTAATTTGGATAGTCTACTGCCTATAATACTAAGTGCATACTGACTGTTGTGGTTGTATACTTTTATTAGCTTACCTATGGATAATAGCTCATGTTAACACATGCTAGTTGCCAAATTTATTCATTACCAACTTACGATTTTCGAAAGGTAGCAGTAAAAACCGAGCAAAAACTGAAAATAGAAGttagcaagtactccctccattctagatacatccatttctacacaagtaattcggaacggagggagtattaatttgcACAGATTCAGAATTTTAGATAGAGGGATGATTTTTAATCTAAAGTAGAATTAGTTTGGAGTTTAAAGGGTGAGAATCTGCAAATAAATAGCGTGGATTGATGAAGTTCagaatttatattaaataaagtcaaCATATGTATCCAGTTTTTTTTTACTTGAGCTCAACATCTCCTATAAtgaataaatcttggtttttgccgCTTTTTCCTTTTTCATTGGAATATGTCATACtatgtggtactccctccgttccaaaatacttgtcgtggttttagttttgAACTAAAacgacgacgagtaatttggaacggagggagtacaatataggTGCTCCAAAACTTGCCATGAAGTGTGTATTTTCTTATGGTAGGTGTCAGGTTGAGCCATGTACTGCTGCAAAAGGATTGTAAGAATATATGCCGCACAAAAGCTTGTGATGTTTCAATAGAATTGTAAGTTGATCTTAATTTTCTCGACTGGTTATTCTAGTGTGTACTTTGTATACTAGCTTGGATCAAAATTATTCATGTTTTCTGTAGCATATTGTCGCTGACGAGTCAATTTATAGTTTACACTGTTGATGGGTGGGCTTTCCACTGCTGTTACAAAGCAAATGCGGCCATAATCATGTTTAACACTAGCCGCATCCACTCGAAGGTTTGTTTGGGTACACAATGATCAGATCCAATTCTTCCAACTCAGATCAAAGTGTATCCAAACAGGCTCTGGGTGAAGTCATGACTTACCAAATTAAGAAGCTAGTTATTGCATAGGAGCACATgtacgccccccccccctcccgcgcaTGCATTGTTTACATATTACAACGACCCAACCTCTAATAATTACAACTATGATATCCTTGGTTTCCTCAAATGTACAAATCTATTGAAACCAGGTATCCCAAGGAAATATAAGCAGAGCAAAAGGGAGTATTTTTTCAAAATTACTATGGGAGCATTCTCTTTTACATGTTTTTTTCCCGCTTGGCAGAAGGTTGTACCAGCATTCTATGCTGTCAGAACACTAGAGTAATTTTATGCTTTCCTTTACAGGCCCTCTCTTTGGTCAATTAGTAATTTCGTGTCAAGTAAGGTATACGAGCTGAATAATTTCCTGAAATTTTCACTGTATCCTGATCCGGAAGATGCTCGCCAGAGTAGTGAATGGGGAAAGTTTATGCATTTCCTTTGGCACAATAAGAGGGTAAATATATTTTCCACTTCATGGGTATTCAGTTATTTACTCATTATTACTATGGGAGGTACATTATAGGCTATATTTTCTATCTTCAAATTACTCTTTGAAAAATGGGGATGTGGATGGTGGAGAAGGGCGGACACTATGTTtgaacactccccctcacgtctgGGCTCCACCACGCCTTAGACATGGGGTCGATGTAGGCtgcaagtattattatttttatcaatAATGTGTTGACCGGGTCTTCAGCTCGAGACCTCTTGGTTCTGTTGGATGCACCAGCCAGTTCACCCAAAAGAATTAACTGCCAGAGAAGGgctggcaatatatttcaacagttACCACCCTGAAAGATTACACTTCTATTGGCGGGGTGTGGCTACTGGACAGCTAGAGGCGTGGGCATGGGTGAAAGTAACAGGAGCGGTTGAGACAGAAAAGTAATGAAGGTGTAAGAAAGAGGGATGCACCGGCCAGTTCACCCAAAAAACTAAACTGCCAGAGAAGGGCTGGGCAATATATTTTAACAGTCACCATCCTGAAAGATTACACTTCTATTGGTGGGTTGTGGCTACTGGATAGCTAGAGGCGTTAGGCACGAGTTAAAGTAACAGGAGCGGTTGAGACAGGGAAGTAATGAAGGCGTGGGAAAGAGGGATGCAATACTGTTAGGAATGTTTAGTTTTCAATGAATGGAATTTAGAATTGGGGCAGGGTTTTTGTAGCCTGCAAGTCGAGCAGTTTGTATGTATTTTAATGCAATCCACTAGCTTTATTTTGTTGCCTTTTAAGTGAAGGCCCttgttcttttcttgtttatcttgTAGGCCGGTATTGTTAGACATGGGTCCTTCACTTTCCATATTCTTCCTGCTCAATCTGAAGAACGCCCTAACTACTCACATGCTGTGATCTTGTACGAGACTGAACGAAAAGATCCTGTAATCTGCAAAAGGAGGACCGGAATATCCGGTGAGAGTTTTGCTATATTACTTGGACAATAATGTATTGCTTGGGTTATTCATTATTTGTCCTTCATGAGTATATATTTTAGTCAGCCTGCTGTACTGTTTGTTTGCTTACTAGGGGAAGCTGACATCATGTCATTTCTTAAGAGTCGCATTTGCTGAGCTTTAGTTTTTACATTCTTTATGTGGATCATTACTTCATCTTGTTGAGGGAAGTTCTATACTTATATCTATAGTTGGAGCTGAAGCTCTGCATCATCTTATGCCATTGTTTGCTATTAGCTACTCACTACTGCTGATCTGAATTGTTTTTTCTTATCAACTGTTTTTCACTTATTTTATGTGCCACCAGAGAAATCCAACAAAAGCGAGGAGATTTGTGATAGTGTACCCAATCCAAGAGGGCTGAATGCTTCACATATACACCATGATCCAGAATCCTCACCATGTGAATCTGTTGAAGATGGTAATAGAATTTCAGATTCGTTAGTGAAAAGGGGAAAATCTACTCTTAGAAGAAATTTCGTCAGCACAGACCCTACTTATCTCCGAACACTCAGCCAGACACATGCTGGTTGGATCTTTGGAGCAATAGCAGAGCTCATTGACAACTCCAGAGATGCTGGTGCATCCAGGTACATGACTTCAACATGCTAAACTCAGAAattatttttgtttatttttcaAATTATTATTTTTATGGACAGTCTGTCAACCCGGGTGATATATCATGTTGCATTATGTAACCTTAGTTATTCAAGATATTATCTAGTAATTTTGGTAATAGATATTTCAATGTCTCCCAAGAGATTTTCAACCCTTTAATATCTTCAAAAATAATAAGTGAAAAACTACACATTGAAAGCCACCGCTGTGCCAATCTAAGCCTTATTTTTACTGTCTCATTATGCTCCTCTTCCAGTTGAATATGTACAAAACACGTTGCTTTTATTTTGTAATTAAAATTAATGTTACCTGTAGCAATACATTTTCTGAACATTCCTCACTGAGAGATAGCGTTTGACATATTTGGAGCTATTCCTGTTGTTTTATTGTATTGACTGCTTATTCTTGTTGTTCCTCCATCCTTCTGCAAGGTTGGATATTTTCATCCAAACTATGTTTTCGAAGAAAGCAGCAGGCAAAGTTCCTGTTTTATCTGTGATTGATGATGGGCGTGGCATGGCTTACCCTGAAATGATGAGAATGATCTCATTTGGTCATAAACGACCAAATGAACATTGCAATGAGCAGATTGGGAGGTTTGGAATTGGATTTAAGGTAAATATCTATTAAAAAAAGTTGTAGAAGGTCTTCATATCTTTCTGCATAATACTTGATTCCCCTCTTCTTTATACTGTCTTCTGTTATTCATGGTTGATGTAGTCTGTGTTATGAATTACCTTTAAATACGTCACTAAATCTGCTACATCCTGAGCCGCCGCGAATGTTGTGTTGCAGTAATTTTTCTGATTTATTTGAAATGTGGGACTGAAATATGTCTTTCATGATGATAGCTTCATACTTCTCTCGCCTATAATGCACTATTAAGACATGTAATGCTGTTGAGTAAATGAAGACTTGTTTGCCTGTTACTAAATATATACTTCTAGACATGTGTTCTTTTGCCTATTATACTCTCAGTGGCTCACTGCTACAGTCATTCATTAGTATTGCCAGCTAGGTTTTCCTGTGCAATGCTATCATGCTAGTGCTATTATGTTTAACTTGACTGCGCAAGCAATGAGTGAAGTAACGATTAGTTGCCACTTGAAAGCTGTTGTTTGCACTGATAGGAAATGTTCTACAGGAACAGTAGCATCTGCCCTCTGCATTGTTTTACCCCTAGATTTATCGAGGTCAAACTCGAAATACTAAATTACATTTTGCAACTGCATGCTTTACGCATGTCTGCAGTCTTCTTCAATCAAATTCGGGTGCTGTTTTGTAGACTGGTGCAATGAAACTTGGGAAAGATGCAATTGTGCTTACCCAAACTTCAACTTCCAGATCAGTGTCCTTTCTATCCCAGTCTTTTAATGAAAATAAAGATGTAAGCAGTGCTCTACTTTTTTTACTCCTTGTCTACTATTATGTTAAGGCTATAATAGTTTGATTTGCTACAGAATCTTGAGATCCCTGTGGTGACCTATCGCAAGGAAGGACAATACATGGAAGTTGATTTGAGTGTCCAGTCTGAAGCTACTGCGGAATATAACCTAAATGCTATCAAGGAATTCTCCCCCTTTAATGAGTATTTCATCGGAGAAAAGCTAGGTTTATTTGGTGAAGAGGGTACTGGAACACAGATATATATATGGAATTTAGATAGGTGGGGTAAAGACTACACCTTGGACTGGAATTCAGGGA
This portion of the Triticum dicoccoides isolate Atlit2015 ecotype Zavitan chromosome 7A, WEW_v2.0, whole genome shotgun sequence genome encodes:
- the LOC119331070 gene encoding MORC family CW-type zinc finger protein 3-like isoform X1: MEAKKCVEGIDLNEPPHKIRGVRLSHVLLQKDCKNICRTKACDVSIELPSLWSISNFVSSKVYELNNFLKFSLYPDPEDARQSSEWGKFMHFLWHNKRAGIVRHGSFTFHILPAQSEERPNYSHAVILYETERKDPVICKRRTGISEKSNKSEEICDSVPNPRGLNASHIHHDPESSPCESVEDGNRISDSLVKRGKSTLRRNFVSTDPTYLRTLSQTHAGWIFGAIAELIDNSRDAGASRLDIFIQTMFSKKAAGKVPVLSVIDDGRGMAYPEMMRMISFGHKRPNEHCNEQIGRFGIGFKTGAMKLGKDAIVLTQTSTSRSVSFLSQSFNENKDNLEIPVVTYRKEGQYMEVDLSVQSEATAEYNLNAIKEFSPFNEYFIGEKLGLFGEEGTGTQIYIWNLDRWGKDYTLDWNSGRTDENPTDKGHGDILIRSKRVRSRPGQTSKQVPLDYSLHSYLEVIFRNPRMKITVQGSKVKARPLDKSLNTTSVISGDIAGRTIELTIGMSKVEWERTNCGVFLYWRGRLIESYKRVGGQMHNADTGRGVIGVADITEVVDDEDGNSWVLNSKQGFQDCEMYAELEEWLGSSMDEYWETNFDNVELGKAAGRCKPDHEWVQCYGCRKWRVLTAGFDTESLPDQWFCLMPPFNGKCTIPEQQMGHGTITIGEKRSGNVGRNRTQREATAKVDTNKIGNNEFSQDEDVKNVKLIPTIVNKRKNTSNGTNSIEDDLDSNSSQTESVAPLHVLKRIRRGAPRGCKT
- the LOC119331070 gene encoding MORC family CW-type zinc finger protein 3-like isoform X3 — its product is MEAKKCVEGIDLNEPPHKIRGVRLSHVLLQKDCKNICRTKACDVSIELPSLWSISNFVSSKVYELNNFLKFSLYPDPEDARQSSEWGKFMHFLWHNKRAGIVRHGSFTFHILPAQSEERPNYSHAVILYETERKDPVICKRRTGISEKSNKSEEICDSVPNPRGLNASHIHHDPESSPCESVEDGNRISDSLVKRGKSTLRRNFVSTDPTYLRTLSQTHAGWIFGAIAELIDNSRDAGASRLDIFIQTMFSKKAAGKVPVLSVIDDGRGMAYPEMMRMISFGHKRPNEHCNEQIGRFGIGFKNLEIPVVTYRKEGQYMEVDLSVQSEATAEYNLNAIKEFSPFNEYFIGEKLGLFGEEGTGTQIYIWNLDRWGKDYTLDWNSGRTDENPTDKGHGDILIRSKRVRSRPGQTSKQVPLDYSLHSYLEVIFRNPRMKITVQGSKVKARPLDKSLNTTSVISGDIAGRTIELTIGMSKVEWERTNCGVFLYWRGRLIESYKRVGGQMHNADTGRGVIGVADITEVVDDEDGNSWVLNSKQGFQDCEMYAELEEWLGSSMDEYWETNFDNVELGKAAGRCKPDHEWVQCYGCRKWRVLTAGFDTESLPDQWFCLMPPFNGKCTIPEQQMGHGTITIGEKRSGNVGRNRTQREATAKVDTNKIGNNEFSQDEDVKNVKLIPTIVNKRKNTSNGTNSIEDDLDSNSSQTESVAPLHVLKRIRRGAPRGCKT
- the LOC119331070 gene encoding MORC family CW-type zinc finger protein 3-like isoform X2, which gives rise to MVGVRLSHVLLQKDCKNICRTKACDVSIELPSLWSISNFVSSKVYELNNFLKFSLYPDPEDARQSSEWGKFMHFLWHNKRAGIVRHGSFTFHILPAQSEERPNYSHAVILYETERKDPVICKRRTGISEKSNKSEEICDSVPNPRGLNASHIHHDPESSPCESVEDGNRISDSLVKRGKSTLRRNFVSTDPTYLRTLSQTHAGWIFGAIAELIDNSRDAGASRLDIFIQTMFSKKAAGKVPVLSVIDDGRGMAYPEMMRMISFGHKRPNEHCNEQIGRFGIGFKTGAMKLGKDAIVLTQTSTSRSVSFLSQSFNENKDNLEIPVVTYRKEGQYMEVDLSVQSEATAEYNLNAIKEFSPFNEYFIGEKLGLFGEEGTGTQIYIWNLDRWGKDYTLDWNSGRTDENPTDKGHGDILIRSKRVRSRPGQTSKQVPLDYSLHSYLEVIFRNPRMKITVQGSKVKARPLDKSLNTTSVISGDIAGRTIELTIGMSKVEWERTNCGVFLYWRGRLIESYKRVGGQMHNADTGRGVIGVADITEVVDDEDGNSWVLNSKQGFQDCEMYAELEEWLGSSMDEYWETNFDNVELGKAAGRCKPDHEWVQCYGCRKWRVLTAGFDTESLPDQWFCLMPPFNGKCTIPEQQMGHGTITIGEKRSGNVGRNRTQREATAKVDTNKIGNNEFSQDEDVKNVKLIPTIVNKRKNTSNGTNSIEDDLDSNSSQTESVAPLHVLKRIRRGAPRGCKT